Proteins co-encoded in one Erinaceus europaeus chromosome X, mEriEur2.1, whole genome shotgun sequence genomic window:
- the GPM6B gene encoding neuronal membrane glycoprotein M6-b isoform X2, translating to MKPTMETAAEENTEQRPERKGCFECCIKCLGGVPYASLVATILCFSGVALFCGCGHVALAGTVALLEQHFSTNANDHALLSQVIQLMQYVIYGIASFFFLYGIILLAEGFYTTSAVKELHGEFKTTACGRCISGMFVCLTYVLGVAWLGVFGFSAVPVFMFYNIWSTCEVIKSPQTNGTAGVEQICVDVRQYGIVPWNAFPGRICGSALENICNTSEFYMSYHLFIVACAGAGATVIALLIYMMATTYNFAVLKFKSREDCCTKF from the exons GCTGCTTCGAGTGCTGCATCAAGTGTCTGGGCGGAGTCCCCTATGCCTCGCTGGTGGCCACCATCCTCTGCTTTTCCGGGGTCGCCCTGTTCTGCGGCTGTGGCCACGTGGCCCTGGCCGGCACCGTGGCACTTCTGGAGCAGCACTTCTCCACCAACGCCAACGACCACGCCCTGCTGAGCCAAGT GATTCAGCTGATGCAGTACGTCATCTATGGGATCGCGTCCTTCTTCTTCCTGTACGGGATCATTCTGCTGGCAGAAGGCTTCTACACCACCAGTGCTGTGAAGGAACTGCACGGGGAGTTCAAGACCACCGCCTGTGGCCGATGCATCAGCGGAATG TTTGTTTGCCTCACCTACGTGCTCGGAGTGGCCTGGCTGGGTGTGTTTGGATTCTCTGCCGTTCCTGTGTTTATGTTCTACAACATCTGGTCAACCTGTGAAGTCATCAAGTCACCCCAGACCAACGGGACGGCTGGTGTGGAGCAGATCTGTGTGGATGTCCGGCAATATG GCATCGTCCCTTGGAATGCTTTCCCAGGAAGGATATGCGGCTCTGCTCTTGAGAACATCTGCAACACCAGTGAG TTCTACATGTCTTACCACCTGTTCATTGTGGCTTGTGCCGGAGCTGGTGCCACTGTCATTGCCCTG CTGATCTACATGATGGCTACTACATATAACTTTGCGGTTTTGAAGTTTAAGAGTCGGGAAGATTGCTGCACTAAATTCTAG
- the GPM6B gene encoding neuronal membrane glycoprotein M6-b isoform X3 — translation MGCFECCIKCLGGVPYASLVATILCFSGVALFCGCGHVALAGTVALLEQHFSTNANDHALLSQVIQLMQYVIYGIASFFFLYGIILLAEGFYTTSAVKELHGEFKTTACGRCISGMFVCLTYVLGVAWLGVFGFSAVPVFMFYNIWSTCEVIKSPQTNGTAGVEQICVDVRQYGIVPWNAFPGRICGSALENICNTSEFYMSYHLFIVACAGAGATVIALLIYMMATTYNFAVLKFKSREDCCTKF, via the exons GCTGCTTCGAGTGCTGCATCAAGTGTCTGGGCGGAGTCCCCTATGCCTCGCTGGTGGCCACCATCCTCTGCTTTTCCGGGGTCGCCCTGTTCTGCGGCTGTGGCCACGTGGCCCTGGCCGGCACCGTGGCACTTCTGGAGCAGCACTTCTCCACCAACGCCAACGACCACGCCCTGCTGAGCCAAGT GATTCAGCTGATGCAGTACGTCATCTATGGGATCGCGTCCTTCTTCTTCCTGTACGGGATCATTCTGCTGGCAGAAGGCTTCTACACCACCAGTGCTGTGAAGGAACTGCACGGGGAGTTCAAGACCACCGCCTGTGGCCGATGCATCAGCGGAATG TTTGTTTGCCTCACCTACGTGCTCGGAGTGGCCTGGCTGGGTGTGTTTGGATTCTCTGCCGTTCCTGTGTTTATGTTCTACAACATCTGGTCAACCTGTGAAGTCATCAAGTCACCCCAGACCAACGGGACGGCTGGTGTGGAGCAGATCTGTGTGGATGTCCGGCAATATG GCATCGTCCCTTGGAATGCTTTCCCAGGAAGGATATGCGGCTCTGCTCTTGAGAACATCTGCAACACCAGTGAG TTCTACATGTCTTACCACCTGTTCATTGTGGCTTGTGCCGGAGCTGGTGCCACTGTCATTGCCCTG CTGATCTACATGATGGCTACTACATATAACTTTGCGGTTTTGAAGTTTAAGAGTCGGGAAGATTGCTGCACTAAATTCTAG